One Leifsonia shinshuensis DNA window includes the following coding sequences:
- a CDS encoding type IV pilin protein: MYFRLMGKLNARRNNLTEQSEKGFTLIELLVVVIIIGVLAAIAIPIYIGVQNGAKESSVKSDLTNVKTAVVAAYTRDASASLPTTLTPGTTIGSGTSATTLGALGATATVDYSVGSGSAPAFAGTSSWTTFCIQATSPDTSNTFHVSSSKGVANGACPTDTTTW, translated from the coding sequence ATGTACTTCCGCCTCATGGGCAAGCTGAACGCTCGCCGCAACAACCTCACCGAGCAGTCCGAGAAGGGCTTCACCCTCATCGAGCTCCTCGTCGTCGTGATCATCATCGGCGTCCTCGCCGCGATCGCGATCCCGATCTACATCGGCGTCCAGAACGGCGCCAAGGAGAGCTCGGTCAAGTCCGACCTGACCAACGTCAAGACCGCCGTGGTCGCCGCGTACACGCGGGACGCCAGCGCCTCCCTGCCGACCACCCTCACCCCGGGCACCACGATCGGCTCCGGCACCAGCGCGACCACCCTCGGCGCGCTCGGTGCGACCGCCACGGTCGACTACAGCGTCGGCTCCGGAAGCGCCCCGGCCTTCGCGGGGACCTCGAGCTGGACCACGTTCTGCATCCAGGCGACCAGCCCGGACACGAGCAACACCTTCCATGTGTCGAGCAGCAAGGGCGTCGCCAACGGCGCGTGCCCCACCGACACGACCACCTGGTAA
- a CDS encoding PilW family protein — protein MRRVPASLRRDEGLTLVELTVAMALSVLIIGISVALFSSASKSQTTVTTRSSASNGAQLIMRTLTQGIENASEFTVQTSGSDLMLVARTAGTATTLTWSCRAWYYQASTSTIRTTTTADGTKILLPTAAQLATWTQLSTGIAAIGTTPVFQVAGPNLQVSFVSNVNAGQSVTMQTSILQQTGVGASGTCY, from the coding sequence ATGAGACGCGTGCCGGCGTCCCTCCGACGCGACGAGGGGCTGACCCTCGTGGAGCTCACCGTCGCGATGGCGCTCTCCGTCCTCATCATCGGGATCTCCGTGGCGCTCTTCTCGTCGGCCTCGAAGTCACAGACGACCGTCACCACACGGTCGAGCGCCTCGAACGGCGCGCAACTCATCATGCGCACCCTCACCCAGGGGATCGAGAACGCGTCCGAGTTCACCGTCCAGACCAGCGGCTCCGACCTGATGCTCGTGGCCCGCACGGCCGGGACGGCGACGACGCTCACGTGGTCGTGCCGCGCCTGGTACTACCAGGCGTCGACCAGCACGATCCGCACCACCACCACGGCGGACGGGACGAAGATCCTGCTCCCCACCGCGGCGCAGCTCGCGACCTGGACGCAGCTCTCGACCGGGATCGCCGCGATCGGGACCACGCCGGTCTTCCAGGTCGCCGGCCCGAACCTCCAGGTGTCCTTCGTATCCAACGTCAACGCGGGACAGTCCGTGACCATGCAGACATCGATCCTTCAACAGACCGGAGTGGGGGCGAGCGGGACATGCTACTGA
- a CDS encoding GspE/PulE family protein, translated as MASMTEILILHGLLPIEYLDRVSSDPAADEAIARELLARGAINAVQLAQARAAMAGVPYVELVDYPVDRSAITVVAAAICRRHMVLPIGWDGDTLIVATSDPGDVIAIDDVRAAAHAPVRLFVAEATDLAGAIDRYLRADDELSDLSNTLEEENAAEQQATLALSDASEDDAPIVRFVNLLVSQAIQDHASDIHIEPGENELRVRYRIDGVLHEMQSAPKSIQNGVTSRLKIMSDIDIAERRKPQDGRMSVVHGGRQIDLRVATLPTVWGEKVVMRILDNSNTSMTLRDLNLLERNARAFETAYSKPYGMILVTGPTGSGKSTTLYTTLNEVSRPEINVITVEDPVEYRMPGINQVQVNPKAGLTFASALRSILRSDPDVVLLGEIRDHETAQIAIEAALTGHLVLSTLHTNDAPSAVTRLVEMDIEPFLVGSALDCVVAQRLARRLCERCKARKELSEEDLRRLNVQPDGVDEFPTVFQPVGCTFCSNTGFRGRLALHEVMTVTEEIERLAVGRASSAEIERVAREQGMLTLREDGWEKVKLGVTSIEEILRVVA; from the coding sequence GTGGCGTCCATGACCGAGATCCTCATCTTGCACGGCCTGCTACCGATCGAGTACCTGGACCGTGTCTCCAGCGACCCCGCCGCCGATGAGGCGATCGCGCGCGAACTGCTCGCGCGCGGCGCCATCAACGCCGTCCAGCTCGCGCAGGCACGTGCCGCGATGGCCGGCGTCCCGTACGTCGAGCTCGTCGACTACCCGGTCGACCGCTCCGCCATCACCGTCGTCGCCGCGGCGATCTGCCGCCGGCACATGGTCCTGCCGATCGGCTGGGACGGGGACACGCTGATCGTCGCGACCAGCGACCCCGGCGACGTGATCGCCATCGACGACGTCCGCGCCGCCGCGCACGCGCCCGTCCGGCTGTTCGTCGCCGAGGCGACCGACCTCGCCGGCGCGATCGACCGCTACCTGCGCGCCGACGACGAGCTCAGCGACCTCTCGAACACCCTGGAGGAGGAGAACGCCGCCGAGCAGCAGGCCACGCTCGCGCTCTCGGACGCCAGCGAGGACGACGCCCCGATCGTGCGCTTCGTCAACCTGCTGGTCAGCCAGGCCATCCAGGACCACGCCTCCGACATCCACATCGAGCCGGGCGAGAACGAGCTCCGCGTCCGGTACCGGATCGACGGCGTGCTGCACGAGATGCAGAGCGCGCCCAAGAGCATCCAGAACGGCGTCACCAGCCGGCTCAAGATCATGAGCGACATCGACATCGCCGAACGACGGAAGCCGCAGGACGGCCGCATGTCCGTCGTCCACGGCGGGCGGCAGATCGACCTGCGCGTCGCGACCCTCCCGACCGTGTGGGGCGAGAAGGTCGTCATGCGGATCCTGGACAACAGCAACACGAGCATGACGCTGCGCGACCTCAACCTCCTGGAGCGCAACGCCAGAGCGTTCGAGACCGCGTACTCCAAGCCGTACGGCATGATCCTGGTGACCGGGCCGACCGGCTCGGGCAAGTCGACCACGCTCTACACCACGCTCAACGAAGTCTCCCGGCCGGAGATCAACGTCATCACCGTCGAGGACCCGGTGGAGTACCGGATGCCGGGGATCAACCAGGTGCAGGTGAACCCGAAGGCCGGCCTGACCTTCGCGAGCGCCCTGCGCAGCATCCTCCGCAGCGACCCCGACGTGGTCCTGCTCGGTGAGATCCGCGACCACGAGACCGCCCAGATCGCCATCGAGGCGGCGCTGACCGGCCACCTGGTGCTCTCCACCCTGCACACGAACGATGCCCCCAGCGCCGTCACCCGACTGGTGGAGATGGACATCGAGCCGTTCCTCGTCGGGTCCGCGCTGGACTGCGTCGTCGCGCAACGTCTGGCGCGCCGGCTCTGCGAGCGCTGCAAGGCCCGCAAGGAGCTGTCGGAGGAGGACCTCCGTCGCCTCAACGTGCAGCCGGACGGCGTCGACGAGTTCCCGACCGTCTTCCAGCCGGTCGGCTGCACCTTCTGCTCCAACACGGGCTTCCGCGGGCGTCTCGCGCTGCACGAGGTGATGACGGTGACGGAGGAGATCGAGCGTCTCGCCGTCGGCCGGGCGTCCAGCGCCGAGATCGAGCGGGTCGCGCGGGAGCAGGGGATGCTGACGCTGCGCGAGGACGGCTGGGAGAAGGTCAAGCTCGGGGTGACCTCGATCGAGGAGATTCTGCGGGTGGTCGCATGA
- a CDS encoding type II secretion system F family protein, translated as MAGATAYAYTGRNSAGKLVKGKLDAPSEGAVVSRLQSMGLSPVAINEAGTGTGLQREITIPGFQHRVKLKELAILSRQMATMIGSGISILRTLTILADQAEGKRLPEIMNKVREDVEEGTALSTAMAAHSEDFPPLMINMIRAGEAGGFLDHALESVATNFEKEVKLRSTIKSAMTYPVVVLVMSLVAVVVMLVFIVPIFKKMFEGLGGQLPLPTQILVVISQSMVWVGPILLVAGILFWLWWRNNKNTEQVRKRVDRLKLRLPVFGSLFKKIAIARFARNFSSMIGAGVPILQALRIVGETSGNWVLEDSLGRVAESVRRGESIAKPLLAEPFFPQMVTQMIAVGEDAGSMEVMLEKVATFYDDDVEATTEALTSLIEPLLIAFLGVVVGGMIVALYLPIFQITSLIH; from the coding sequence ATGGCCGGCGCGACCGCCTACGCGTACACCGGCCGCAACTCGGCCGGGAAGCTCGTCAAGGGCAAGCTCGACGCCCCGAGCGAGGGGGCCGTGGTGTCCCGCCTGCAGTCGATGGGTCTCTCGCCCGTCGCCATCAACGAGGCGGGCACGGGGACGGGGCTCCAGCGGGAGATCACCATCCCCGGCTTCCAGCACCGGGTGAAGCTCAAGGAGCTCGCGATCCTCAGCCGTCAGATGGCCACGATGATCGGCTCGGGGATCTCGATCCTGCGGACGCTCACGATCCTCGCCGACCAGGCGGAGGGCAAACGGCTGCCGGAGATCATGAACAAGGTCCGCGAGGACGTCGAGGAGGGCACAGCGCTGTCGACGGCGATGGCGGCGCACTCCGAGGACTTCCCGCCGCTCATGATCAACATGATCCGGGCGGGCGAGGCCGGCGGCTTCCTCGACCACGCGCTCGAGTCGGTGGCGACGAACTTCGAGAAGGAGGTCAAGCTCCGCTCCACGATCAAGTCGGCGATGACCTACCCGGTGGTCGTGCTCGTCATGTCGCTCGTCGCGGTCGTCGTCATGCTGGTGTTCATCGTCCCGATCTTCAAGAAGATGTTCGAGGGCCTCGGCGGGCAGCTCCCGCTGCCGACGCAGATCCTCGTGGTCATCTCGCAGTCGATGGTGTGGGTGGGGCCGATCCTGCTCGTCGCCGGCATCCTGTTCTGGCTCTGGTGGCGCAACAACAAGAACACCGAGCAGGTCAGGAAGCGGGTCGACCGGTTGAAGCTCCGGCTGCCGGTGTTCGGGTCGCTCTTCAAGAAGATCGCGATCGCGCGGTTCGCCCGCAACTTCTCCAGCATGATCGGCGCCGGTGTGCCGATCCTGCAGGCGCTCAGGATCGTGGGGGAGACCTCCGGCAACTGGGTGCTGGAGGACTCCCTCGGCCGGGTGGCGGAGTCCGTCCGCCGCGGTGAGTCGATAGCCAAGCCGCTGCTGGCCGAGCCGTTCTTCCCGCAGATGGTCACGCAGATGATCGCTGTGGGCGAGGACGCCGGCTCGATGGAGGTCATGCTCGAGAAGGTCGCGACCTTCTACGACGACGACGTGGAGGCCACCACGGAAGCGCTGACGTCGCTCATCGAGCCGCTGCTGATCGCGTTCCTCGGCGTGGTCGTGGGAGGCATGATCGTGGCGCTCTACCTGCCCATCTTCCAGATCACATCTCTCATTCATTGA
- the rpoC gene encoding DNA-directed RNA polymerase subunit beta', whose translation MLDATTFDELRIGLATADDIRRWSYGEVKKPETINYRTLKPEKDGLFGEQIFGPSRDWECSCGKYKRVRFKGIVCERCGVEVTKSSVRRERMGHIELAAPVTHIWYFKGVPSRLGYLLDMAPKDLEKVIYFAAYMVIEVDEDGRHADLPGLENELRLEIKTLSDQRDARVADRLQRLETDLAALEEEGAKADQKRRVKDTSEKEMGQIRKSYDEDIARLERVWESFRTLKVGDLKPEDADFNELVDRYGLYFEAFMGAEAIKRRLQAFDLSAEAELLREQIANGKGQKKIRAIKRLRVVSSFLATGNSPAAMVLDVVPVIPPELRPMVQLDGGRFATSDLNDLYRRVINRNNRLRRLLDLGAPEIIVNNEKRMLQEAVDALFDNGRRGRPVTGTGNRALKSLSDMLKGKQGRFRQNLLGKRVDYSGRSVIIVGPQLKLHQCGLPKQMALELFKPFVIKRLIDLSHAQNIKAAKRMVERSRPQVWDVLEEIIRERPVLLNRAPTLHRLGIQAFEPQLVEGKAIQLHPLVCAAFNADFDGDQMAVHLPLSVEAQAEARILMLASNNILKPSDGRPVTLPSQDMIIGLHHLTTVREGAVGEGRAFSSVSEAILAKDQGTLHLNAKVKIRLDDYVPSDAADTGAQPITAIVETTLGRALFNEALPADYPYVEEVADKGQISSIVNALAERYPKVEVAAALDRIKDAGFYWGTRSGVTVSLSDILTPPNKAQIVAGYEKKAAKITAEFEKGLTTDLERRQELVKIWTEATNEVAEAMRANFPVDNTINRMVTSGARGNWLQVRNIAGMRGLVNNPKGEIIPRPIISSYREGLSVAEYFIATHGARKGLADTALRTADSGYLTRRLVDVSQDVIIREDDCGTTKGLDLPIATVDAEGVLTRDPNVENSVFARTLAADAVGSNGDVVAKAGEDVGDVLIDKLVAAGVQDIKVRSVLTCESAVGVCAACYGRSLATGKLVDIGEAVGIIAAQSIGEPGTQLTMRTFHTGGSASADDITQGLPRVQELFEARTPKGASPIAEAAGRIVIEETDKSRKVILTPDNGDEPHVYPVLKRSTLLVEDGQHVELGQQLIVGTVDPKEVLRVKGVREVQKHLVGGVQGVYRSQGVPIHDKHIEVIVRQMLRKVTVVDHGDTDLLPGELVDRSRYNEINRAALTEGKKTASARQEVMGITKASLATESWLSAASFQETTRVLTQAAMEGKSDPLIGLKENVIIGKLIPAGTGLSRYRNVSVEATEEAKAERYPNRIFADDSAFSENDLSFVDFDSFSSDDYTPGTYN comes from the coding sequence TTGCTCGACGCAACAACTTTCGATGAGCTGCGTATCGGCCTGGCCACTGCTGACGACATCCGTCGCTGGAGCTACGGCGAGGTCAAGAAGCCCGAGACGATCAACTACCGCACGCTGAAGCCCGAGAAGGACGGCCTGTTCGGAGAGCAGATCTTCGGCCCGTCCCGCGACTGGGAGTGCTCGTGCGGCAAGTACAAGCGCGTCCGGTTCAAGGGCATCGTGTGCGAGCGCTGCGGCGTGGAGGTTACCAAGTCCTCCGTCCGCCGCGAGCGCATGGGCCACATCGAGCTCGCCGCGCCTGTCACGCACATCTGGTACTTCAAGGGTGTGCCCAGCCGCCTCGGCTACCTGCTCGACATGGCGCCGAAGGACCTCGAGAAGGTCATCTATTTCGCCGCCTACATGGTGATCGAGGTGGACGAGGACGGCCGTCACGCCGATCTCCCCGGCCTCGAGAACGAGCTGCGCCTGGAGATCAAGACGCTGTCCGACCAGCGCGACGCCCGCGTCGCCGACCGTCTGCAGCGCCTGGAGACCGATCTCGCCGCCCTCGAGGAGGAAGGTGCCAAGGCCGACCAGAAGCGTCGCGTCAAGGACACCTCCGAGAAGGAGATGGGCCAGATCCGCAAGTCCTACGACGAGGACATCGCCCGCCTCGAGCGCGTGTGGGAGTCGTTCCGCACCCTCAAGGTCGGCGACCTCAAGCCGGAGGACGCGGACTTCAACGAGCTCGTGGACCGCTACGGCCTGTACTTCGAGGCGTTCATGGGCGCCGAGGCGATCAAGCGCCGCCTGCAGGCGTTCGACCTGAGCGCAGAGGCCGAGCTGCTCCGCGAGCAGATCGCCAACGGCAAGGGCCAGAAGAAGATCCGCGCCATCAAGCGCCTGCGCGTGGTGTCGTCGTTCCTGGCGACCGGCAACTCGCCGGCCGCGATGGTCCTGGACGTCGTCCCGGTCATCCCGCCGGAGCTGCGCCCGATGGTCCAGCTCGACGGCGGCCGCTTCGCGACCTCCGACCTGAACGACCTGTACCGCCGTGTGATCAACCGCAACAACCGTCTCCGCCGCCTGCTCGACCTCGGCGCCCCCGAGATCATCGTGAACAACGAGAAGCGCATGCTCCAGGAGGCCGTCGACGCGCTGTTCGACAACGGCCGCCGCGGCCGCCCGGTCACGGGCACCGGCAACCGCGCGCTCAAGTCCCTCAGCGACATGCTGAAGGGCAAGCAGGGCCGGTTCCGCCAGAACCTGCTCGGCAAGCGCGTGGACTACTCGGGCCGTTCGGTCATCATCGTGGGTCCGCAGCTCAAGCTGCACCAGTGCGGTCTGCCCAAGCAGATGGCGCTGGAGCTGTTCAAGCCGTTCGTGATCAAGCGCCTGATCGACCTGAGCCACGCTCAGAACATCAAGGCCGCCAAGCGCATGGTGGAGCGTTCGCGCCCGCAGGTCTGGGACGTCCTCGAGGAGATCATCCGCGAGCGCCCCGTCCTCCTGAACCGCGCTCCCACCCTGCACCGTCTCGGCATCCAGGCCTTCGAGCCGCAGCTCGTCGAGGGCAAGGCCATCCAGCTCCACCCGCTGGTGTGCGCCGCCTTCAACGCGGACTTCGACGGCGACCAGATGGCCGTGCACCTGCCCCTGTCGGTGGAGGCCCAGGCCGAGGCCCGCATCCTGATGCTCGCCTCGAACAACATCCTGAAGCCGTCCGACGGCCGCCCGGTCACCCTGCCCTCGCAGGACATGATCATCGGTCTGCACCACCTCACCACCGTCCGCGAGGGCGCTGTGGGCGAGGGTCGCGCGTTCTCCTCGGTCTCCGAGGCGATCCTCGCGAAGGACCAGGGCACGCTGCACCTCAACGCCAAGGTGAAGATCCGCCTGGACGACTACGTGCCGTCCGACGCGGCCGACACCGGCGCCCAGCCGATCACCGCGATCGTGGAGACCACCCTCGGCCGCGCCCTCTTCAACGAGGCGCTGCCGGCGGACTACCCGTACGTGGAGGAGGTCGCCGACAAGGGCCAGATCTCGTCGATCGTCAACGCCCTGGCCGAGCGGTACCCGAAGGTGGAGGTCGCCGCGGCGCTCGACCGGATCAAGGACGCCGGCTTCTACTGGGGCACCCGCTCGGGCGTCACGGTGTCGCTGAGCGACATCCTGACCCCGCCGAACAAGGCGCAGATCGTGGCCGGCTACGAGAAGAAGGCCGCGAAGATCACGGCGGAGTTCGAGAAGGGTCTCACGACCGACCTCGAGCGTCGCCAGGAGCTGGTGAAGATCTGGACCGAGGCGACCAACGAGGTGGCCGAGGCCATGCGCGCCAACTTCCCGGTCGACAACACCATCAACCGGATGGTCACGTCCGGCGCCCGTGGTAACTGGCTGCAGGTCCGCAACATCGCCGGTATGCGTGGTCTGGTGAACAACCCGAAGGGTGAGATCATCCCCCGTCCGATCATCTCCTCGTACCGCGAGGGTCTGTCGGTGGCGGAGTACTTCATCGCGACGCACGGTGCCCGTAAGGGTCTGGCCGACACGGCCCTCCGTACGGCGGACTCGGGCTACCTGACCCGTCGTCTGGTGGACGTCTCGCAGGATGTCATCATCCGCGAGGACGACTGCGGCACGACCAAGGGCCTCGACCTCCCGATCGCGACCGTCGACGCCGAGGGCGTGCTCACGCGCGACCCGAACGTCGAGAACTCGGTGTTCGCCCGCACGCTCGCGGCCGACGCCGTGGGCTCGAACGGCGACGTCGTGGCGAAGGCCGGCGAGGACGTGGGCGACGTGCTCATCGACAAGCTGGTGGCCGCCGGTGTCCAGGACATCAAGGTCCGCTCGGTGCTCACCTGCGAGTCCGCGGTCGGCGTCTGCGCCGCCTGCTACGGCCGTTCGCTCGCGACCGGCAAGCTGGTGGACATCGGCGAGGCGGTCGGCATCATCGCCGCCCAGTCGATCGGTGAGCCCGGAACGCAGCTGACGATGCGTACCTTCCACACCGGTGGTTCGGCCTCCGCGGACGACATCACCCAGGGTCTGCCGCGCGTGCAGGAGCTGTTCGAGGCCCGTACCCCCAAGGGTGCGTCCCCGATCGCCGAGGCCGCAGGCCGCATCGTCATCGAGGAGACGGACAAGTCCCGCAAGGTCATCCTGACCCCGGACAACGGCGACGAGCCGCACGTCTACCCGGTGCTGAAGCGTTCGACCCTCCTGGTGGAGGACGGCCAGCACGTCGAGCTCGGCCAGCAGCTGATCGTCGGCACCGTCGACCCGAAGGAGGTCCTCCGGGTCAAGGGCGTCCGCGAGGTGCAGAAGCACCTGGTGGGCGGCGTCCAGGGCGTCTACCGCTCGCAGGGCGTGCCGATCCACGACAAGCACATCGAGGTCATCGTCCGTCAGATGCTCCGCAAGGTCACCGTCGTCGACCACGGCGACACCGACCTGCTGCCGGGTGAGCTCGTCGACCGTTCGCGGTACAACGAGATCAACCGCGCTGCGCTGACCGAGGGCAAGAAGACGGCGTCCGCCCGTCAGGAGGTCATGGGTATCACCAAGGCCTCGCTGGCGACCGAGTCGTGGCTGTCGGCCGCGTCCTTCCAGGAGACCACCCGCGTCCTGACGCAGGCGGCCATGGAGGGCAAGTCCGACCCGCTGATCGGTCTCAAGGAGAACGTCATCATCGGTAAGCTCATCCCGGCCGGCACGGGCCTGTCCCGCTACCGGAACGTCTCGGTGGAGGCGACGGAGGAGGCCAAGGCGGAGCGGTACCCCAACCGCATCTTCGCCGACGACTCCGCGTTCAGCGAGAACGACCTGAGCTTCGTCGACTTCGACAGCTTCAGCTCGGACGACTACACCCCGGGGACCTACAACTGA
- a CDS encoding prepilin peptidase — protein sequence MTVIAVLAGVFGSMIGSFLNVVVFRVPAGRSIVAPPSACPSCGARIRAVDNIPVISWLVLRGRCRDCGAAISVRYPAVELGTALGFAAVTLWRLPSLLDAAASGSGTRIAAAAVELVAYLYLMAVSVALALIDLDTHRLPDKIVLPAYAVGGGLLLLVGVLEGDGWALLRALIGGVSAFVLYLLLGLTKPGAMGFGDIKLAGLLGLYLGWVGWSALAVGVFGGFVIGGIVAVALLAARRVTRRDGLPFGPSMLAGAWLGLVAGPAIWDAYLRLVGLA from the coding sequence ATGACCGTGATCGCAGTGCTGGCAGGGGTGTTCGGGTCGATGATCGGCTCGTTCCTCAACGTCGTCGTCTTCCGGGTCCCGGCCGGCCGCTCGATCGTCGCGCCGCCGAGCGCATGCCCGTCCTGCGGCGCCCGGATCCGCGCCGTCGACAACATCCCGGTCATCTCCTGGCTCGTCCTGCGCGGACGCTGCCGCGACTGCGGAGCGGCCATCTCGGTCCGTTACCCGGCAGTCGAGCTGGGCACGGCGCTCGGATTCGCCGCAGTGACGCTGTGGCGCTTGCCGTCGCTCCTGGACGCCGCCGCGAGCGGCTCGGGAACGAGGATCGCCGCGGCGGCGGTCGAACTCGTCGCCTACCTGTACCTGATGGCTGTCTCCGTCGCGCTCGCGCTGATCGACCTGGACACGCACCGCCTGCCGGACAAGATCGTGCTCCCGGCGTACGCCGTCGGCGGCGGCCTCCTACTCCTGGTGGGGGTGCTGGAGGGCGACGGCTGGGCCCTGCTGCGCGCGCTGATCGGAGGCGTCTCCGCCTTCGTGCTCTATCTGCTGCTCGGCCTGACCAAGCCGGGCGCGATGGGATTCGGCGACATCAAGCTCGCCGGCCTGCTGGGGCTGTACCTCGGCTGGGTCGGGTGGAGCGCGCTCGCCGTCGGCGTCTTCGGCGGCTTCGTGATCGGCGGGATCGTGGCAGTCGCCCTGCTCGCCGCCCGCCGGGTGACCCGGCGTGACGGCCTCCCGTTCGGCCCCTCGATGCTCGCCGGCGCGTGGCTCGGTCTCGTGGCCGGCCCCGCGATCTGGGACGCGTACCTCCGATTGGTCGGCCTGGCCTGA
- a CDS encoding prepilin-type N-terminal cleavage/methylation domain-containing protein: MIRTEERSTEEGFTLIEVLIAMLLLAILALAILPSLVGILKASVRNVNVATATQIVNKNLVDARTIGTTCAALQSYGSAVVATVTDTRGVTFSTTRTVSACPSTYPATVSVSVTVMSTNSLQAVATGATLVIVRSAS, from the coding sequence ATGATCCGCACGGAAGAGCGATCGACCGAGGAGGGATTCACCCTCATCGAGGTCCTCATCGCGATGCTGCTGCTCGCGATCCTCGCGCTCGCCATCCTCCCGTCCCTGGTCGGCATCCTCAAAGCTTCCGTCCGCAACGTCAATGTCGCGACGGCCACGCAGATCGTGAACAAGAACCTCGTCGACGCACGCACGATCGGCACCACCTGCGCCGCGCTGCAGTCCTACGGATCGGCGGTCGTCGCGACCGTCACGGACACCCGCGGCGTCACCTTCTCCACGACGAGGACCGTGTCGGCGTGCCCCTCGACCTATCCCGCCACCGTCTCGGTGAGCGTGACGGTGATGAGCACCAACAGCCTCCAGGCCGTCGCGACCGGCGCCACGCTCGTGATCGTCCGGAGCGCGTCATGA
- a CDS encoding type IV pilus twitching motility protein PilT — protein sequence MNEWEQGVDKPIYEIPVASDHGAPREWFPTPPRPAEPTGLPESDVLRPAVPVFPPPATPAEPYAPPSYPPAASFPPPTATAAYPPPASTVPTAAYPTAAYPPPSAPATAIPTVPIPATVAAPATPVQEPPVSEFVETLTDAEREALAKADPDLVAALRQIIEQRGSDLHVTVGASPMIRVDGGLRPVGEGAAWDRPRVERALFSLLTERQAEAFRRELELDFAFTISANARFRVNLYQQRGAYGAAFRLIPTEIKQLAELGIPTQVGDFAGLPRGLVLVTGPTGSGKSTTLAALIDLVNATRTDHIVTVEDPIEFMHSHKNSIVNQREVGHDTHSFGNALKHVLRQDPDVILIGELRDLETISVALTAAETGHLVFATLHTQDAPQTIDRVIDVFPPHQQDQVRAQLAATLQGVVCQTLVKRSNGKGRAVATEVLKMTPAIANLIREGKTYQIASMMQAGRDLGMHTMDQQLADLVNRGVISHRTGMEKAHDPSGFGRLVQRVESPTEASARAIAASDIDFGDSYSGTVR from the coding sequence ATGAACGAATGGGAGCAGGGAGTGGACAAGCCGATCTACGAGATCCCGGTGGCGTCGGACCACGGGGCGCCGCGCGAGTGGTTCCCCACTCCGCCGCGGCCCGCGGAGCCGACCGGGCTGCCGGAGTCGGACGTGCTGCGGCCCGCGGTGCCGGTGTTCCCGCCGCCCGCGACGCCGGCCGAGCCGTACGCGCCGCCGTCGTATCCGCCGGCCGCGTCGTTCCCTCCGCCGACGGCGACCGCGGCGTACCCGCCGCCCGCTTCGACCGTTCCGACCGCGGCGTACCCGACCGCGGCATATCCGCCGCCGTCGGCACCTGCCACGGCGATCCCGACCGTGCCGATCCCCGCGACCGTCGCCGCTCCGGCTACGCCCGTGCAGGAGCCGCCGGTCTCCGAATTCGTCGAGACGCTCACGGACGCCGAGCGCGAGGCGCTCGCGAAGGCCGACCCCGACCTGGTCGCCGCGCTGCGCCAGATCATCGAGCAGCGCGGCTCCGACCTCCATGTCACCGTCGGCGCATCGCCGATGATCCGTGTCGACGGCGGCCTGCGGCCGGTCGGCGAGGGCGCGGCCTGGGACCGCCCCCGGGTCGAGCGGGCGCTCTTCAGCCTCCTGACCGAGCGCCAGGCCGAGGCCTTCCGGCGCGAGCTGGAGCTGGACTTCGCGTTCACCATCTCGGCGAACGCCCGCTTCCGTGTGAACCTCTACCAGCAACGTGGAGCGTACGGCGCCGCCTTCCGTCTCATCCCCACCGAGATCAAGCAGCTCGCCGAACTCGGGATCCCGACGCAGGTCGGCGACTTCGCGGGCCTCCCGCGCGGGCTGGTCCTCGTCACCGGCCCGACCGGCTCCGGCAAGTCGACCACGCTCGCCGCGCTGATCGACCTGGTGAACGCCACCCGCACCGACCACATCGTGACGGTCGAGGACCCCATCGAGTTCATGCACTCGCACAAGAACTCGATCGTCAACCAGCGGGAGGTCGGCCACGACACCCACAGCTTCGGCAACGCCCTGAAGCATGTCCTCCGCCAGGACCCCGACGTGATCCTGATCGGTGAGCTCCGCGACCTGGAGACCATCTCGGTGGCCCTGACGGCTGCCGAGACCGGCCACCTCGTCTTCGCGACGCTGCACACCCAGGACGCCCCGCAGACGATCGACCGCGTCATCGACGTGTTCCCGCCCCACCAGCAGGACCAGGTGCGCGCACAGCTCGCCGCGACGCTGCAGGGCGTGGTCTGCCAGACCCTCGTCAAGCGGTCCAACGGCAAGGGCCGTGCCGTCGCGACGGAGGTGCTGAAGATGACCCCCGCGATCGCGAACCTCATCCGCGAGGGGAAGACCTACCAGATCGCCTCGATGATGCAGGCCGGCCGCGACCTCGGCATGCACACGATGGACCAGCAGCTCGCCGACCTGGTCAACCGCGGCGTGATCTCGCACCGCACGGGCATGGAGAAGGCGCACGACCCGTCCGGCTTCGGGAGGCTCGTCCAGCGCGTCGAGTCGCCCACGGAGGCCTCCGCTCGCGCGATCGCCGCCTCCGACATCGACTTCGGCGACTCGTACTCCGGGACGGTGCGCTGA